From the genome of Streptomyces sp. NBC_01116, one region includes:
- a CDS encoding C40 family peptidase, giving the protein MSAQVHVPSLFARVGTASVLTLAVTSSMLAPGLVSDAEAAGHATKALKVAASKKGAPYKYGAAGPSRFDCSGLTAYSFKKAGKKLPRTAQQQYNKTRHIGKSQRKRGDLVFFHSGRSVYHVGIYAGAGKIWHSPKSGDVVRLAKIWSKSVWYGRVR; this is encoded by the coding sequence ATGTCTGCGCAGGTTCATGTCCCGTCCCTGTTCGCCCGGGTCGGCACGGCCTCGGTACTCACCCTGGCCGTGACGTCCTCGATGCTGGCGCCCGGTCTGGTGAGCGACGCCGAGGCCGCCGGCCACGCGACGAAGGCGCTGAAGGTCGCCGCGTCGAAGAAGGGGGCTCCCTACAAGTACGGAGCGGCCGGTCCCAGCCGCTTCGACTGTTCGGGGCTGACGGCCTACTCGTTCAAGAAGGCCGGCAAGAAGCTCCCCCGCACGGCACAGCAGCAGTACAACAAGACCCGCCACATCGGGAAGTCGCAGCGCAAACGCGGCGACCTCGTCTTCTTCCATTCGGGGCGCAGCGTCTACCACGTGGGCATCTACGCCGGGGCCGGGAAGATCTGGCACTCCCCCAAATCGGGGGACGTGGTGCGACTGGCCAAAATCTGGTCCAAGAGCGTCTGGTACGGACGGGTCCGCTGA
- a CDS encoding LysE family translocator — protein sequence MDAQLIAFTGVAAGMVALPGADFTVVVRNALASRTAGLATALGVAGGLLVHTALAVAGLAAVLVTMPVLFRTVQLLGGVYVLWLGISALYAIRRRPSPDSSGSPSGTREGDPGRPVPREFGRALRQGFLTNALNPKAPVLFLSLLPQFVPHGQPPLPRTLLLAALVVVLALIWFPAVALLVDRLGRWLRRPRTARAIEGGSGVALTGLGLALVTGPLLR from the coding sequence ATGGACGCACAACTGATCGCCTTCACCGGGGTCGCCGCCGGCATGGTCGCGCTGCCCGGCGCCGATTTCACCGTCGTCGTACGCAACGCCCTGGCATCGCGCACCGCCGGCCTGGCCACCGCGCTCGGCGTCGCCGGAGGGCTGCTGGTGCACACCGCGCTGGCGGTCGCCGGGCTCGCCGCGGTGCTGGTGACCATGCCGGTGCTCTTCCGCACCGTCCAGCTGCTCGGCGGCGTGTACGTGCTCTGGCTCGGGATCAGCGCGTTGTACGCGATCCGCCGCCGGCCCTCGCCGGACAGCTCCGGATCGCCCTCCGGCACACGGGAGGGCGATCCGGGGCGGCCCGTGCCCAGGGAGTTCGGACGCGCGCTGCGCCAGGGGTTCCTGACCAACGCGCTCAACCCGAAGGCCCCGGTCCTCTTCCTCAGCCTGCTGCCGCAGTTCGTGCCCCACGGTCAGCCGCCGCTGCCCAGGACCCTGCTGCTCGCGGCCCTGGTGGTGGTGCTGGCGCTGATCTGGTTCCCGGCCGTCGCCCTGCTCGTGGACCGGCTGGGCCGGTGGCTGCGCCGCCCGCGTACCGCCCGCGCCATCGAGGGCGGCAGCGGGGTGGCGCTCACCGGTCTGGGACTGGCGCTGGTCACCGGCCCCCTGCTGCGCTGA
- a CDS encoding LysR family transcriptional regulator, producing the protein MYDPTRLAALVAVAEAGSITRAAARLGYTAPALSQQLAKLEREAGAALLVRHHRGARLTAAGELLAGRARRVLDELDQARHELARLAGLSGGRLRVGTFTTAGIHLLPPVLSAFRRAHPDVELAVADYEPPGGIAAVVAGEVDLALTHAYEPAAAEPPSAGVLVEPLLVEELVLVTSVGHRLSEGTGRLPVGELAGRPLISSAPSHPPRRGVENALAEAGATPAVVCESPGYALVCALVSAGLGVAVVPEMVASMAAAPLSVRRLEPASFRRTISVVHRGDRSTAAAATLLALLRGGFGRGSTAPAR; encoded by the coding sequence ATGTACGACCCGACACGGCTCGCGGCCCTCGTGGCGGTCGCGGAGGCCGGATCGATCACCCGGGCCGCCGCCCGCCTGGGCTACACCGCGCCCGCGCTCTCCCAGCAGCTGGCCAAACTGGAGCGGGAGGCCGGGGCGGCGCTGCTGGTGCGCCACCACCGCGGGGCGCGGCTGACGGCGGCGGGCGAGCTGCTGGCGGGCCGGGCCCGGCGGGTCCTGGACGAGCTGGACCAGGCGCGGCACGAGCTGGCGCGACTGGCCGGGCTCTCGGGCGGCAGACTGCGGGTGGGCACGTTCACAACGGCCGGGATCCATCTGCTGCCGCCGGTCCTGAGCGCGTTCCGGCGGGCCCATCCGGACGTCGAGCTGGCCGTCGCCGACTACGAACCGCCCGGCGGGATCGCGGCGGTGGTCGCGGGCGAGGTGGACCTCGCCCTGACCCACGCGTACGAACCGGCGGCGGCCGAGCCCCCGTCGGCGGGCGTTCTCGTCGAACCCCTGCTGGTCGAGGAGCTGGTGCTGGTCACCTCGGTGGGCCATCGGCTCTCCGAGGGCACCGGGCGGCTTCCGGTCGGCGAGCTGGCGGGGCGGCCGCTGATCAGCAGCGCGCCCTCCCATCCGCCCCGGCGCGGGGTCGAGAACGCGCTCGCCGAGGCCGGGGCGACGCCCGCCGTGGTCTGCGAGTCGCCCGGATACGCGCTGGTGTGCGCGCTGGTCAGCGCGGGTCTCGGGGTGGCGGTGGTGCCGGAGATGGTCGCCTCGATGGCGGCGGCCCCGCTGTCGGTCCGGCGGCTGGAGCCCGCTTCGTTCCGCCGGACCATCTCGGTCGTGCACCGGGGCGACCGGTCGACCGCCGCGGCGGCGACGCTGCTCGCGCTGCTGCGCGGCGGCTTCGGCCGCGGGAGCACGGCTCCGGCCCGATGA
- a CDS encoding ATP-binding protein — MADHQEATVTLPTDPVSVSSARRHVARTLVQWGLSEDTDFADTIRLIVSELATNAVQHTFGQSPTFTVDLRLERDEELYLGVTDSHPRWPQRLPAAVRQDNGRGMVIIRALAKERGGRVQVTPTAEGGKTVWIALPWVVPVQG; from the coding sequence ATGGCAGACCATCAGGAAGCAACCGTCACGCTGCCGACCGATCCGGTCTCGGTCTCATCGGCCCGCAGACATGTCGCCAGGACCCTGGTCCAGTGGGGCCTGTCCGAGGACACCGACTTCGCCGACACCATCCGGCTGATCGTCTCGGAGCTGGCCACCAACGCGGTCCAGCACACGTTCGGCCAGTCGCCCACCTTCACCGTGGACCTGCGCCTCGAACGCGACGAGGAGCTGTACCTCGGCGTCACGGACAGTCACCCCCGCTGGCCCCAGCGGTTGCCCGCCGCCGTACGGCAGGACAACGGCCGCGGCATGGTCATCATCCGGGCGCTGGCCAAGGAGCGTGGTGGGCGGGTCCAGGTGACCCCGACCGCCGAGGGCGGCAAGACGGTCTGGATCGCCCTCCCCTGGGTCGTCCCGGTCCAGGGCTGA
- a CDS encoding helix-turn-helix domain-containing protein — MLHGPVVRRRKLGEELRSLRHTSGLTSRDAARLLGWHQSKVSRIETGASGVTPADVARLLDVYAVRDTQLRSLLEVLAGSAGGGGSGWWHAYRGLIPPQYRDFISLESQASTVRTLETSVVPGLLQTAGYARAVTRASLDGLPDGRLDSLVEVRLTRQRVLRGSPPLRFTAVLDEAVLHREVGGPEVMGDQLHHLTQVAQLPHVQLQLLPFSVGGYVGLTGPFVIFSFPNISDLDVVVLDHLTSSLYLERKEDLDAYSSAFRSLQAHALSPERSLDLITEIRRS, encoded by the coding sequence ATGCTGCACGGCCCCGTCGTCCGACGCCGCAAGCTCGGTGAGGAGCTGCGGAGTCTGCGCCACACCTCCGGGCTGACCAGCCGGGACGCGGCGCGGCTGCTCGGCTGGCACCAGTCGAAGGTGAGCCGCATCGAGACGGGCGCGAGCGGGGTGACGCCCGCCGACGTGGCACGGCTGCTGGACGTCTACGCGGTGCGCGACACCCAGCTGCGCTCCCTGCTCGAAGTCCTCGCGGGGTCGGCGGGCGGCGGCGGTTCGGGCTGGTGGCACGCCTACCGGGGGTTGATCCCGCCGCAGTACCGCGATTTCATCAGCCTGGAGTCGCAGGCCAGTACGGTCCGGACGCTGGAGACCTCGGTGGTGCCGGGACTGCTCCAGACCGCGGGATACGCGCGGGCCGTGACCCGTGCCTCGCTGGACGGGTTACCGGACGGCAGGCTCGACTCCCTGGTCGAGGTCCGGTTGACCCGCCAGCGGGTGCTGCGCGGGAGTCCGCCGCTGCGCTTCACCGCCGTGCTGGACGAGGCGGTGCTCCACCGTGAGGTGGGTGGACCGGAGGTGATGGGGGACCAACTGCATCACCTGACCCAGGTTGCTCAACTGCCGCATGTGCAGCTTCAGTTACTGCCGTTCTCGGTGGGTGGATACGTCGGACTCACGGGCCCTTTTGTTATCTTCTCCTTTCCGAACATTTCTGATCTGGATGTGGTCGTTCTTGACCACTTGACGAGTAGCCTCTATCTGGAACGGAAAGAAGACCTTGACGCGTACAGCTCGGCCTTCCGTTCCTTGCAGGCGCACGCGCTGTCACCAGAACGCTCGCTGGACCTCATCACCGAGATCAGACGCAGCTAA